The Arcanobacterium pinnipediorum genome includes a region encoding these proteins:
- the treS gene encoding maltose alpha-D-glucosyltransferase yields the protein MERSALRSPRSARPSRPYSICKGPPLIKTKLQLPALERPGITPDPNWYRTAVFYEVLLRAFGDTQGTGTGDFRGLIDHLDYLQWLGVDALWIPPFYPSPMRDGGYDISNYTAIKSEYGSMEDFSELVTQAHQRGIRIVIDIVANHTSDQHPWFQSSRANPDGPYGDFYVWRDTDEEYADARIIFIDTEASNWTFDPVRRQYFWHRFFSHQPDLNFENPAVQEAIIDVVKFWCEIGVDGFRLDAIPYLFEEEGTNCENLPRTHEFIARLRREIDESYPGRIFIAEANQWPEDVVEYYGTDENPECHMCFHFPVMPRIYYALRDQRATAIQEILKATPDIPAGGQWGTFLRNHDELTLEMVSTEERAKMYGWYAEDPRMRANVGIRRRLAPLLGNSRAEIELANALLLSLPGSPCLYYGDEIGMGDNIWLEDRDSVRTPMQWSPDRNAGFSDADPGKLYLPLVQSLVYHYQGTNVESQLAQSSSLLHWMRGILQIRAEYPVLGNGRFELRETDHESVLAYTRVNSDQALLCVMNMANTPRAGRITLEEFAGYEVRDVFGGAQFPRIGHDGTYQLTLGSRDFFWLELTRNHDQD from the coding sequence ATGGAACGAAGCGCCCTACGTTCGCCTAGATCCGCACGGCCAAGTCGCCCATATTCTATCTGTAAAGGTCCTCCCTTGATAAAAACTAAGCTACAACTACCAGCACTCGAGCGTCCCGGGATCACCCCCGATCCTAACTGGTATCGCACCGCGGTCTTTTACGAAGTGCTCCTGCGTGCCTTCGGCGATACTCAAGGCACTGGCACAGGTGATTTTCGTGGCCTCATCGACCATCTGGACTACCTCCAATGGCTGGGAGTAGACGCGCTGTGGATCCCTCCGTTCTATCCCTCTCCGATGCGCGATGGTGGCTACGATATTTCGAACTATACGGCGATTAAATCCGAATACGGTTCAATGGAAGATTTTTCCGAACTCGTTACCCAAGCACATCAACGTGGCATCCGCATCGTCATCGACATCGTCGCCAACCACACCTCCGATCAGCACCCGTGGTTCCAAAGCTCACGCGCTAACCCCGATGGCCCCTACGGTGATTTCTATGTCTGGCGTGACACCGACGAAGAATACGCTGACGCGCGAATCATTTTCATCGATACTGAAGCCTCCAACTGGACCTTCGATCCGGTACGCCGACAATACTTCTGGCATCGCTTCTTCTCCCACCAGCCCGATCTCAACTTCGAAAACCCTGCCGTACAAGAAGCCATTATCGACGTCGTAAAATTCTGGTGCGAAATCGGCGTGGACGGCTTCCGCCTCGATGCTATCCCTTATCTTTTCGAAGAAGAAGGCACCAACTGCGAAAATCTGCCTCGAACGCACGAGTTTATTGCGCGACTACGCCGAGAAATCGACGAATCCTATCCCGGGCGAATCTTTATCGCCGAAGCCAACCAGTGGCCTGAAGACGTCGTCGAATACTATGGCACCGATGAGAATCCGGAATGCCACATGTGCTTCCACTTCCCCGTCATGCCACGCATCTACTATGCGTTACGCGACCAACGCGCCACTGCGATCCAAGAAATCCTCAAAGCTACCCCCGATATTCCAGCCGGCGGTCAATGGGGAACGTTCTTGCGCAACCACGATGAGCTCACTCTCGAAATGGTCTCCACCGAAGAACGCGCCAAAATGTATGGTTGGTATGCTGAAGATCCTCGCATGCGCGCCAACGTAGGTATTCGACGCCGGCTCGCGCCACTATTAGGCAATTCTCGTGCGGAAATTGAACTAGCCAATGCGTTACTCTTATCCCTACCCGGCTCACCGTGCCTGTATTACGGCGACGAGATCGGCATGGGCGATAATATCTGGCTTGAAGATCGCGATTCGGTGCGTACCCCCATGCAATGGAGCCCAGATCGAAACGCTGGCTTCTCCGATGCCGATCCAGGCAAACTCTACCTACCCCTTGTTCAATCCTTGGTCTACCACTATCAAGGAACGAACGTGGAATCCCAGCTAGCTCAATCTTCATCGCTCCTGCATTGGATGCGAGGCATTTTGCAGATCCGCGCCGAGTATCCAGTTTTAGGAAATGGTCGCTTTGAGTTGCGCGAAACTGACCACGAGTCTGTGCTTGCCTACACCCGCGTCAATTCCGATCAGGCGTTACTGTGCGTGATGAATATGGCTAATACCCCTCGCGCCGGACGCATCACGTTAGAAGAATTTGCGGGATACGAGGTTCGAGACGTATTTGGCGGAGCGCAATTCCCCCGTATCGGCCACGATGGAACCTACCAGTTGACGCTCGGTTCGCGAGATTTCTTCTGGTTGGAGTTAACGAGGAATCATGATCAGGATTAA
- a CDS encoding alpha-1,4-glucan--maltose-1-phosphate maltosyltransferase yields the protein MTTSQRKTSSAPKGSARASSSPQKQQIQAVSRIPIVEVSPQLLDGTCPVKATINESFPVRATVFREGHDKFAATAVLVDDAGNIVDQTLMRDVAPGLFRFEGWLTPQRTGAHHFYIQAWSDPYATWLHNAEIKIPAGIDIDLVFAEAEIIFNQAIKGTPARSAERAIIKDALNVITKKRALPEVKLAAARSAQLQAALAKYPVKELLSHSAHYPVFVDRERALVGSWYEIFPRSIGAKQDPETGQWISGTLRTAAKDLDRIAGMGFDVVYLTPIHPIGSTNRKGRNNTLNAQPGDPGSPYAIGSADGGHDAIEPALGTFEDFDAFVAHAHKLGMEVAMDLALQCSPDHPWVTEHPQWFTTRADGTIAYAENPPKKYQDIYPLNFDNDPEGIYQEIKRILQLWVSHGVSIFRVDNPHTKPVSFWQRLLAEFRQLHPEVIFLAEAFTNPPMMQTLGTVGFHQSYTYFAWRNERQEIEEYLTEVSHESAHRLRPAFWPTTHDILTPYMQRGGIPAFAIRAILAATGSPTWGIYNGYELVENIARPGAEEQVDNEKYEYKPRDYAVAEHNGMAVLLTMLNDIRAKHPALRRLRNVTINPTSDEKIVSFTKIARPEEAPDGHGDAVIVVLNLDPYASREASVYLDLSPFGISPRWDNGPLLEVTDEMNGQTYLWNEAPYVRLDPHGQVAHILSVKVLP from the coding sequence GTGACTACTTCGCAACGTAAAACCAGTTCTGCCCCCAAGGGCTCGGCTCGAGCCTCATCCAGCCCGCAAAAACAACAGATCCAGGCGGTGAGTCGGATCCCGATCGTTGAGGTCTCGCCTCAACTCCTTGATGGCACCTGCCCAGTAAAAGCAACCATCAACGAGTCCTTCCCGGTGCGCGCTACGGTGTTTCGCGAAGGGCACGATAAATTTGCCGCCACTGCTGTGCTCGTTGACGACGCCGGCAATATAGTAGACCAAACCCTGATGCGCGACGTTGCCCCGGGCCTGTTCCGTTTTGAAGGCTGGCTGACACCACAACGCACCGGAGCGCATCATTTCTATATTCAAGCCTGGTCTGATCCTTACGCCACCTGGCTACACAACGCCGAAATCAAGATCCCCGCTGGAATCGATATCGATCTCGTTTTCGCCGAAGCTGAAATTATTTTCAATCAGGCAATAAAAGGCACTCCAGCGCGCTCTGCCGAACGCGCAATAATAAAAGACGCCCTCAATGTCATAACGAAGAAACGCGCTCTGCCTGAAGTTAAACTCGCTGCCGCCCGCTCAGCGCAACTCCAAGCCGCACTTGCGAAATATCCAGTCAAAGAACTCCTCTCTCACTCCGCACACTATCCAGTTTTTGTCGATCGCGAGCGCGCACTGGTAGGTTCGTGGTACGAAATCTTCCCGCGCTCAATTGGAGCGAAACAAGATCCCGAAACTGGCCAATGGATATCAGGAACACTACGCACCGCCGCTAAAGATCTTGATCGCATTGCCGGTATGGGCTTCGACGTCGTCTACCTCACCCCGATTCACCCCATCGGTAGCACAAACCGCAAGGGGCGCAACAACACATTGAACGCCCAACCTGGCGATCCTGGTTCACCGTACGCCATCGGTTCTGCCGACGGCGGCCATGACGCTATCGAGCCAGCCCTAGGCACCTTCGAGGATTTTGACGCCTTCGTTGCCCATGCACATAAGCTCGGCATGGAAGTTGCGATGGATCTAGCCTTGCAGTGCTCCCCCGATCACCCTTGGGTCACCGAACATCCGCAATGGTTTACCACCCGCGCTGATGGCACGATCGCATACGCCGAAAATCCGCCCAAGAAGTATCAAGACATTTACCCGCTGAACTTCGATAATGATCCCGAAGGTATCTATCAAGAAATCAAACGTATTCTCCAACTGTGGGTCAGCCACGGGGTAAGTATCTTCCGGGTGGATAATCCGCATACCAAGCCAGTTTCCTTCTGGCAACGACTCCTCGCCGAATTCCGTCAATTGCATCCAGAGGTGATCTTCCTTGCCGAAGCCTTCACCAATCCACCAATGATGCAAACCCTAGGAACTGTAGGTTTCCATCAGTCCTATACGTATTTCGCCTGGCGAAACGAACGCCAAGAAATTGAAGAATACCTCACGGAAGTCTCCCACGAGTCTGCCCATCGATTACGTCCAGCCTTCTGGCCCACCACCCACGATATTCTCACCCCATACATGCAACGCGGCGGTATCCCAGCTTTCGCTATTCGAGCGATCCTAGCTGCGACCGGCTCACCAACATGGGGTATCTATAACGGCTATGAGCTTGTAGAAAATATTGCGCGCCCTGGAGCCGAAGAACAAGTCGATAATGAAAAGTATGAGTATAAGCCACGCGATTATGCGGTAGCTGAGCACAATGGCATGGCAGTATTACTCACAATGCTCAACGATATTCGTGCCAAGCATCCTGCTTTGCGCCGGCTACGAAATGTCACTATCAACCCCACATCGGATGAAAAGATTGTGTCATTTACCAAAATTGCCCGCCCCGAAGAAGCCCCTGATGGGCACGGCGATGCCGTCATCGTCGTCCTCAATCTCGATCCGTATGCCTCACGTGAAGCTAGTGTCTATCTCGATCTGAGCCCATTTGGAATCTCGCCGCGATGGGATAACGGCCCGCTCTTGGAAGTAACTGACGAAATGAACGGCCAAACATATTTATGGAACGAAGCGCCCTACGTTCGCCTAGATCCGCACGGCCAAGTCGCCCATATTCTATCTGTAAAGGTCCTCCCTTGA
- a CDS encoding methylated-DNA--[protein]-cysteine S-methyltransferase has product MLIFPLHTGDPVIDAYRLGVSTSGSVITQITFTDQEQRPAIQTDDPLVAQIDQALSAWYDGEVSKLRALPLVAPATPWAASIRTVLHALPLGKTLSYAQLAQRANNARAVRAAASACARNPFPLVIPCHAVIPQPTQDNLENDRTLVINPHFPTANYAFGSDLKRALLKFEYEHSHQLR; this is encoded by the coding sequence ATGCTCATTTTCCCACTCCATACTGGCGATCCCGTTATTGATGCCTACAGGTTAGGCGTGTCCACTTCTGGCTCTGTGATCACCCAGATAACCTTCACCGATCAAGAACAACGCCCGGCAATCCAAACAGATGATCCACTTGTAGCCCAGATCGACCAGGCGTTATCTGCATGGTATGACGGCGAGGTAAGCAAGCTGCGCGCTCTCCCACTCGTTGCGCCAGCCACACCGTGGGCCGCTTCGATTCGCACAGTGCTCCATGCCCTACCGCTTGGAAAAACTCTGAGCTATGCACAACTTGCGCAACGAGCCAACAACGCCCGCGCTGTTCGTGCCGCAGCCAGCGCCTGTGCCCGCAACCCGTTTCCTCTCGTCATCCCCTGCCATGCCGTCATTCCACAACCAACACAAGACAACCTAGAAAACGATCGGACTCTGGTAATAAATCCGCATTTTCCCACCGCAAACTACGCTTTCGGCTCTGATCTTAAACGCGCACTACTAAAATTTGAATACGAACATTCACACCAATTACGCTAA
- a CDS encoding glycogen/starch/alpha-glucan phosphorylase has translation MTRPDTTTAIGMQVRAVSGRNEHSGTPMEYWAATSNAVVDRIADNWQRTEETYNATRMQHYFSAEFLMGRALLNNLTNLGMIEEASQALNAFGQNLSDVLEEEHDAALGNGGLGRLAACFLDSCATMDLPVRGYGILYRYGLFRQLFNDGFQEEEPDAWMEEGYPFVIRREEEQRLVKYADLDVRAIPYDMPITGYGTKNVNTLRMWKAEPTKEFDYDAFNSQRFTDAIVERERVHDICRVLYPNDSTYEGKVLRVRQQYFFCSASLQAIVDNHLEHQGTLDNFHEFNCIQLNDTHPVLAIPELMRLLLDEHGYTWEAAWEIVSQTFGYTNHTVLAEALETWEMSIFDRLFPRISEIVREIDRRFREELAAEGYHPGKIEYMAPIQGNRVHMAWIACYAAYSINGVAALHTEIIKKDTLHDWYDIWPQRFNNKTNGVTPRRWLNQCNPRLAALLTELLGSDAWVRNLDELKKLEHFGDDDAVLDRLNEIKAANKADFAAWIKNRQGVTVNPEAIFDVQIKRLHEYKRQLMNALYILDLYFRLKDDPSLDVAPRLFIFGAKAAPGYVRAKAIIKLINEIGRLINNDPDMDGKLQVLFVENYNVSPAEHIIPASDVSEQISTAGKEASGTSNMKFMMNGALTLGTLDGANVEILDSVGEENAYIFGAKEEELPELRATYNPRATAEQTPGLKRVLDAFVDGTLDDGGTGMFHDLLNSLYEPSWEPADVYYVLGDFASYRETRDKMAADYQDRRHWAKMAWKNIVESGRFSSDRTIGDYAREVWKITPHAI, from the coding sequence ATGACCCGTCCTGATACAACAACCGCAATCGGCATGCAGGTGCGCGCCGTCTCTGGCCGCAACGAACACTCTGGCACCCCGATGGAATACTGGGCCGCAACGTCCAACGCCGTCGTCGATCGCATTGCAGATAACTGGCAGCGCACCGAAGAAACCTACAACGCAACCCGTATGCAGCACTACTTCTCTGCCGAGTTCCTCATGGGCCGCGCGCTGTTGAACAACCTCACCAACCTTGGCATGATCGAAGAAGCCTCCCAAGCTCTGAATGCTTTTGGTCAAAACCTCTCCGATGTTCTCGAAGAAGAACACGATGCCGCACTCGGAAACGGTGGTCTTGGCCGCCTAGCTGCCTGCTTCCTTGATTCGTGCGCAACCATGGATCTGCCAGTACGCGGATACGGAATCCTCTATCGTTACGGACTCTTCCGCCAGCTATTTAATGACGGCTTCCAAGAAGAAGAGCCAGATGCTTGGATGGAAGAAGGCTACCCCTTCGTTATTCGCCGCGAAGAAGAACAGCGCCTCGTTAAATACGCCGATCTCGATGTTCGAGCTATTCCTTACGACATGCCCATCACCGGCTACGGCACCAAGAACGTCAATACCTTGCGCATGTGGAAGGCTGAGCCGACCAAAGAATTCGACTACGATGCTTTCAACTCTCAGCGCTTCACCGACGCGATCGTTGAACGCGAGCGCGTCCACGATATTTGCCGCGTGCTCTACCCCAACGATTCCACCTACGAAGGTAAGGTCTTGCGTGTTCGCCAGCAGTACTTCTTCTGCTCGGCATCACTGCAAGCAATCGTCGATAACCACCTCGAGCACCAGGGAACCTTGGATAATTTCCATGAATTCAACTGTATCCAGCTCAACGATACTCACCCAGTGCTCGCCATCCCAGAGCTCATGCGTTTGCTTCTCGATGAGCACGGCTACACTTGGGAAGCAGCATGGGAGATTGTTTCTCAAACTTTCGGTTACACCAACCACACCGTCTTGGCAGAAGCTCTCGAAACGTGGGAGATGAGCATCTTCGATCGTCTCTTCCCACGTATTAGCGAAATCGTGCGCGAAATCGATCGTCGCTTCCGCGAAGAGCTTGCCGCCGAAGGCTACCATCCAGGCAAGATTGAGTACATGGCTCCAATCCAAGGTAACCGTGTTCACATGGCTTGGATCGCCTGCTACGCGGCTTACTCCATCAACGGCGTGGCTGCCTTGCACACCGAAATCATCAAGAAGGACACGCTCCACGACTGGTACGATATTTGGCCGCAGCGGTTCAACAACAAGACCAATGGCGTTACCCCACGTCGTTGGCTCAACCAGTGCAACCCACGCCTGGCAGCATTGCTCACCGAGCTTCTCGGCTCCGATGCTTGGGTGCGCAACCTCGACGAGCTCAAGAAGCTTGAACACTTTGGCGACGACGACGCCGTCTTGGATCGTCTCAATGAGATCAAGGCAGCAAACAAGGCTGATTTCGCTGCATGGATCAAGAATCGTCAAGGCGTAACCGTCAATCCGGAAGCTATTTTCGACGTTCAGATCAAGCGTCTGCACGAATACAAGCGCCAGTTAATGAACGCGCTTTACATCCTCGACCTCTACTTCCGGTTAAAGGATGATCCAAGCCTCGACGTTGCTCCTCGCCTGTTCATTTTCGGCGCGAAGGCAGCTCCCGGCTATGTGCGTGCTAAGGCAATCATTAAGTTGATCAACGAAATTGGCCGCCTGATTAACAACGATCCAGATATGGACGGCAAGCTCCAAGTTCTCTTCGTGGAAAACTACAATGTTTCCCCGGCAGAGCACATTATCCCCGCTTCTGATGTTTCGGAGCAGATTTCAACTGCCGGTAAGGAAGCATCGGGAACCTCGAACATGAAGTTCATGATGAACGGTGCATTGACACTCGGCACCCTCGACGGTGCAAACGTCGAAATCCTTGACTCCGTCGGCGAAGAAAATGCCTACATTTTCGGCGCTAAGGAAGAAGAGCTCCCTGAGTTACGCGCCACCTACAACCCACGAGCAACAGCAGAACAAACCCCTGGTTTGAAGCGCGTTCTCGATGCCTTCGTAGATGGCACCTTGGACGATGGCGGAACCGGCATGTTCCACGACCTGCTCAACTCCCTTTACGAGCCAAGCTGGGAGCCAGCCGACGTCTACTACGTACTCGGCGACTTCGCTTCCTACCGCGAGACTCGTGACAAGATGGCTGCTGATTACCAGGATCGTCGCCACTGGGCAAAAATGGCGTGGAAGAACATCGTCGAATCTGGCCGATTCTCTTCGGATCGCACCATCGGAGACTACGCCCGCGAGGTGTGGAAGATTACGCCGCATGCAATCTAA
- the trpS gene encoding tryptophan--tRNA ligase produces the protein MSENNAQLALEATTSDASLEATRQMSEKINLTIDDDPSKFRVLTGARPTGHLHIGHYFGTLQNWRKLQQRGVDTWLLIADYQVITDRDEADSIRERTMSLLTDYLAVGMDPEETVFFAHSQVPELNELVIPFLSVVSDAELRRNPTVKAEYEATNGRPMSGLLLTYPVHQAADILFCKANLVPVGKDQLPHLEQARVIADRFEKRYNKGKKAKRIFPRPHALLSDAAHVLGLDGEKMSKSRGNTIELRMSADETAKKLKRAVTDSDRHITYDPVNRPEVSNLLLIASMCTGRTPEVIAEEIGDGGGGTLKKVVTEALNEHLAPIRARRAELEQDPEYLRSVLMRGIERAREQAQETLDDVHNALGMSY, from the coding sequence ATGAGTGAAAATAATGCGCAACTCGCCTTGGAAGCGACAACATCGGATGCTTCGCTCGAAGCTACCCGCCAGATGAGCGAGAAAATCAACCTAACTATTGACGACGATCCCTCGAAGTTCCGGGTATTGACCGGCGCACGGCCAACTGGGCACCTGCATATCGGCCACTACTTCGGAACGTTGCAAAACTGGCGTAAACTCCAGCAACGCGGCGTCGATACGTGGCTACTTATTGCTGACTATCAGGTGATTACGGATCGCGATGAAGCCGATTCGATCCGCGAGCGCACCATGTCTCTCCTCACCGATTATCTCGCGGTGGGTATGGATCCTGAAGAAACCGTATTCTTCGCACACTCGCAAGTCCCCGAACTCAACGAACTTGTTATTCCGTTCTTATCGGTTGTTTCCGACGCCGAACTGCGCCGCAACCCTACAGTCAAAGCTGAATACGAGGCAACGAACGGTCGGCCAATGTCTGGCCTTCTGCTCACCTACCCGGTTCACCAGGCTGCCGATATTTTGTTCTGTAAAGCAAACCTAGTACCGGTTGGCAAGGATCAGCTTCCGCACTTGGAGCAGGCCCGCGTGATCGCCGATCGTTTCGAAAAGCGGTACAACAAGGGTAAGAAAGCGAAGCGAATCTTCCCGCGCCCACACGCGCTTTTGTCCGATGCCGCGCACGTGCTTGGTTTAGATGGTGAGAAGATGTCGAAGTCGCGCGGCAACACGATCGAGTTGCGGATGAGTGCTGACGAGACGGCGAAGAAACTCAAACGCGCAGTAACCGATTCAGATCGTCACATTACATACGATCCAGTTAATCGCCCCGAAGTTTCCAACTTGTTACTTATCGCCTCGATGTGTACTGGACGCACCCCTGAAGTTATCGCCGAAGAAATTGGCGACGGCGGTGGCGGTACGTTGAAGAAGGTTGTCACCGAAGCTCTTAACGAGCACCTAGCTCCGATCCGTGCCCGCCGCGCGGAACTAGAACAGGATCCAGAGTATTTGCGCAGTGTTCTCATGCGCGGAATTGAGCGTGCGCGCGAACAAGCACAAGAGACTCTCGATGACGTCCACAACGCGCTCGGAATGAGCTACTAA
- a CDS encoding ABC transporter ATP-binding protein: MSIVGPSGSGKTTFLYCMSGLEQADSGIAKLCGSDVVSASRKERSAIRRKNASFIFQDYNLIDSMTALENVKLGLRFNKKRLSAKAIKKLFDRFGLSDKLDSYPAQLSGGQRQRVAIVRSLAVQPKILFADEPSGALDSASTRLLLDQLAQLHKTGTTVIMVTHDLAAAARADRAIVLRDGIIHSDILSPTAEQLFSLIGSTD; this comes from the coding sequence GTGTCTATTGTTGGCCCGTCAGGGTCTGGCAAAACTACCTTTCTTTACTGCATGTCTGGACTAGAACAAGCAGATTCCGGGATAGCAAAACTATGCGGCAGCGATGTAGTGTCCGCCTCCAGAAAGGAAAGAAGCGCGATACGTCGTAAGAACGCAAGCTTCATATTTCAAGATTACAATCTGATTGACTCGATGACAGCGCTTGAAAACGTCAAACTTGGCCTTCGTTTCAATAAAAAACGACTCTCCGCAAAAGCTATCAAAAAACTATTCGACCGCTTCGGTCTTTCGGATAAGTTAGATTCTTATCCAGCCCAACTCTCCGGAGGTCAACGACAGCGAGTTGCAATTGTCCGGTCTCTCGCGGTACAACCAAAAATTCTTTTTGCAGATGAGCCCTCAGGAGCACTCGATTCAGCCTCAACACGCCTACTTCTCGATCAACTCGCCCAGTTACATAAAACTGGGACCACTGTAATCATGGTTACCCATGACCTTGCAGCTGCCGCTAGAGCAGACAGAGCCATAGTTTTACGCGATGGTATCATCCATAGCGATATACTAAGCCCCACCGCCGAACAACTATTTTCACTCATAGGTTCCACGGACTGA
- a CDS encoding FtsX-like permease family protein, protein MLKEIRDFIPMFVATLSISSISCCLITLSLGTTIAGAQLPTGPAAEQFSVLGGFQMALTIMAILFCVPTIIRLAVEEDSRRIALWQVIGASPAAARLRYVTLAYLAAVIGCVLGTVLAMSLWDFYIVLIQKTGLLPADSGYIHQSIWAIVFAPITSLLTVILPLVLTTRSLLKLDPVIAVNGPFANPTERQWVRYLFSFLVTGGMIASYIAISKVPITTSSEILSGLISAYWGIGLGLLLAFGITSKAIVKSTIAFIGLFDPVNIFDSWMIALTSAKRRAFRSTAFITPLVLAATSVGLVFGMIAQTRNVMSAIGASEESLQVSPSSQILLIFSTPVILAAAGGVLAVYLTNRSRVHDIALLQVLGCKPSTITFAAFLESLIYLLVASLISTAILFINSLAMGLALSAGPVPDTQSSGIPLETYILLTAGFLLITLFTEISTLIQSRSLNMQAIVR, encoded by the coding sequence ATGCTGAAAGAGATTCGCGATTTCATTCCAATGTTCGTAGCAACCCTCAGCATTTCCTCCATTTCTTGTTGCCTCATCACACTATCCCTGGGCACGACTATCGCAGGCGCACAGTTACCAACTGGCCCAGCTGCAGAGCAATTCTCCGTTCTTGGAGGCTTCCAGATGGCGTTGACTATTATGGCAATACTTTTCTGCGTTCCAACCATTATCCGGCTAGCGGTCGAGGAAGATTCGAGAAGAATTGCGCTATGGCAAGTCATTGGCGCTTCTCCAGCTGCAGCACGATTACGGTACGTTACTTTAGCCTACCTTGCGGCCGTTATCGGCTGTGTGCTTGGCACTGTACTTGCAATGTCACTATGGGATTTCTACATAGTTCTGATTCAGAAAACTGGACTTCTCCCAGCTGATTCAGGATACATACATCAAAGTATATGGGCAATCGTGTTCGCACCGATTACATCACTTCTCACCGTCATTCTTCCGTTAGTTTTAACGACTCGCTCTCTACTCAAACTCGATCCTGTTATCGCAGTAAATGGCCCTTTTGCGAATCCAACTGAACGCCAGTGGGTGCGCTATCTTTTCTCTTTCCTCGTGACGGGAGGAATGATCGCATCTTATATAGCAATATCAAAGGTACCTATCACCACCAGCTCTGAGATTCTTAGCGGTTTGATCAGCGCTTACTGGGGAATCGGACTTGGGCTATTACTCGCGTTTGGCATAACAAGCAAAGCGATAGTTAAGTCCACGATCGCGTTCATTGGACTATTCGACCCAGTTAATATTTTTGATAGCTGGATGATTGCGTTAACCTCTGCGAAGCGCCGAGCATTCCGCTCTACAGCGTTCATCACTCCGCTAGTTTTGGCAGCAACATCAGTCGGCCTAGTATTTGGCATGATCGCCCAAACACGTAACGTAATGTCCGCAATTGGAGCCTCCGAGGAGAGCCTTCAAGTCAGCCCTAGTTCCCAGATTCTATTAATTTTCAGCACACCAGTTATTCTGGCAGCGGCAGGCGGAGTATTAGCTGTCTACTTAACAAACCGTTCTCGAGTGCACGACATTGCACTACTACAGGTTCTCGGTTGCAAGCCTTCGACCATCACATTCGCAGCATTTCTAGAATCCCTTATTTATCTACTGGTCGCATCCTTAATCAGCACAGCGATCCTTTTCATCAACAGTCTAGCTATGGGTTTGGCACTCTCGGCTGGGCCAGTTCCAGATACGCAATCAAGTGGCATACCTCTTGAAACATACATTCTTTTAACCGCTGGATTTTTACTGATAACACTTTTTACCGAAATCTCAACTTTGATTCAATCTCGCTCACTAAATATGCAAGCTATTGTCCGATAA
- a CDS encoding radical SAM protein — MKRGISVGIIITRRCNAHCIHCCFESTPKCSEEIPTETLMQIAHEVASNPIVQTVGISGGEAMLRKQVVLNMIKIVTAQGKKATLTSNGFWGITPRSAREAILELKQAGLAYLTISHDSFHSPFINKARVENIIKACDELNLECCINCATTKSNPLDSSILSIKKKYPQVTIREFPVTPVGAATNLPESELYRSSLPISELNCPSFEPTFHYDGYIYPCCSPAVFGTSLKIGTVDGTPFEEALKTITYNSYFSVIRHEGFGWIYNLAISRGLIPRLEDSIVTDACSVCRALTLTPHVLQSLANDITSRAKFLMQQS, encoded by the coding sequence ATGAAACGTGGTATAAGCGTAGGAATTATCATTACCCGACGATGTAATGCACATTGCATCCACTGCTGCTTCGAATCAACGCCTAAATGTTCAGAGGAGATACCGACAGAAACTCTTATGCAAATTGCGCACGAAGTGGCTTCAAATCCAATAGTCCAAACGGTAGGGATAAGCGGAGGTGAAGCAATGTTACGTAAACAGGTGGTCCTCAACATGATAAAGATCGTGACCGCACAAGGTAAGAAGGCTACCCTAACATCGAATGGTTTTTGGGGAATAACCCCGAGAAGTGCACGAGAGGCCATTTTAGAACTCAAACAAGCTGGACTCGCCTATCTGACTATTAGCCACGACAGCTTCCATTCCCCATTCATCAACAAAGCTCGTGTTGAAAACATCATAAAAGCATGCGATGAATTGAATTTGGAATGTTGCATAAATTGCGCCACAACTAAGAGTAACCCTCTCGATTCTTCCATTCTCTCAATCAAGAAAAAATATCCCCAAGTTACCATAAGGGAATTTCCCGTAACACCAGTCGGCGCTGCCACCAATCTTCCAGAGAGTGAATTGTACAGATCATCACTACCAATTTCGGAGCTAAACTGCCCCAGCTTCGAACCAACTTTTCACTACGATGGGTATATCTACCCATGCTGCTCTCCCGCAGTCTTTGGCACTAGTTTAAAAATCGGAACTGTAGACGGGACGCCTTTTGAAGAAGCACTAAAAACGATTACTTACAATAGCTACTTTTCAGTTATTAGGCATGAAGGTTTTGGCTGGATCTACAATTTAGCAATTTCCAGAGGCCTAATCCCACGCCTTGAAGACTCAATAGTTACAGACGCATGTAGCGTCTGCCGAGCACTAACACTCACCCCACATGTATTACAGAGCCTCGCCAACGATATAACCTCACGCGCGAAATTCCTTATGCAACAAAGTTAG